GCCTTAAACAAAGGAAGTAGCTTCGGGGAAGAGGGAAAAGGATATTTCCGCTTTAATTTCGGTTGCCCTAGAGAGGTCATGATAGAGGGTTTGAATAAGATCGTCTCAGCATTTAAAAACTAAGAATACAAAAAAGGATCGTTTTTTGAAACGATCCTTTTCTATATCTATTCGACTCTTAACTCTATACATTTCGTTTGAATAGAGATATTGCAACTGTTCTTAAGGGCTGTTTGCGTGCCACAGAGACAGAGATTGCATCCAAACTTTCTAATGCTTCATCAAAATACTCCTGCTGGAGTGTTTCAGCCTGCTCTCTGACCCCCACACTATTGTAGATAGAGGTTACGGATGATATCTTTTCTTCTTTATTAAAAATCTCTTTTGATAACCAATGTTCCAATAGTTTACCATCCACTTTTGAGGCACTCTTTTGAGCAAGTAGCATCAGAATGGTTTTTTTGTTTGAAACAATATCTCCCCCAATCTGTTTTCCAAAAGTTTCTGCATCTCCATATACATCTAGTATATCATCCTGAATCTGAAAACTAATGCCAACTTTTAATCCAAATTGATAAATAAGATCTGCATCTTCATTATTGGCTCCAGCAATGATTGCACCTATCTTTAAAGAGGCTGCGAGTAATACTGCTGTTTTTAGCTTGATCATCTCCAGATACTCCTCAATAGCAACAAAATCACGGGTTTCAAACTCTATATCATATTGCTGGCCTTCACAAACCTCGAGAGCTGTTTGTGTGAACACTTGCTGTACTTTTGCTTGAAGCACAGCATCAAGCCCCTCCAATTTTTTATAAGCATAAATCATCATGGCATCTCCAGAGAGGATTGCCGTGTTCGCATCATACTTACGGTGTACTGTCTCTTTTCCTCTACGAAGATCAGCTCCATCCATAATGTCATCATGAAGGAGTGTGAAATTATGAAAAACCTCCACTGCCATAGCAGCATCTAAACCAATATTCGTTACTTCTGAAAACATCTCCATTGCCATCAACAAAAGTCGTGGACGAAATCGTTTTCCTCCATTGCTCAGAGCATAAGCAATTGGTGCATAAAGACCATTGGGACTCATATTATTTAAGAAGTCAACCTCTTCTTGAATTCGCTTCTCAATAGCAATTTGAATGTTATCATTTTTCTTCATAACGAATTAGTTTTTCAATTGTTACTCCTTTTTATCCTCATCATTATCCACCTTTTTGATCTCTAAAAGATCTACTTCAATATCCATCTCTTCATCAAAAATATCCAATAGAGGTTCATCAAAGTACTTTGTTGTAGCGAAAGACTGAAGTCCCATCAAAAGGCAAGGTAGTAGTATTAAGTTTGAGAAAAGCGCCACCAATAGGGTTAAAGATACGAGTATACCAAGAGCAACTGTTCCTCCAAAACTTGAAAAGCTGAAAATACCAAAGCCAAAGAACAACACCAAAGAGGTGTATATCATACTTACACCAGTCTCTCGCAATGCTAATATAACAGATTGCCCTATGTTCCAGTTCGTATATTTAAGTTCTTGACGATATTTTGCCAAGAAGTGAATGGTATCATCGACGGATATTCCAAAGGCAATACTAAAGACAAGAATCGTTGAAGCCTTGATCGGAATACCAAAATACCCCATAATGGCAGCGGTTACGATCAATGGAATCATATTCGGAATCAAGGATAAGAACACCATTCTTCTACTATTAAACATCAATGCCATAAAGATCGATATCAGAAGAATAGCAAGTCCTAATGATTGAAATAGACTTCGTACTAGATATTGTGTTCCTTTGGTAAATACAACACTAGAGCCTGTAATAGTCACATCATACTTCTCTTTTGGAAAATATTTTGTTGCCATGGTATCCACCATATTCTCTAGTTCTACCATACGATCTGTCCCGATATCCTTTACACGAAAACTGACACGAGCCTTAGTACGAGACTCATCCATGAAAGCATGTATCTTTGATGCATCACCACCACCACTACTAGCATAATTGAGAATAAAGGTACGTTCATAATTACTCGGAAGACGATAGAACTTCTCATTACCCTTGTAGTATGCCTGCTTGGCAAATTTTAATAATGGTACAATAGAGACTGGATCTGACAACTCAGACATCTCGGAAAGTTCGTTTTCGAATTTGTCCATCTTAGATAAGGTGGAACTCGTTAGAATACCTCCTTTTTTCTTCGATTCAATAGAGATCTCCAAAGGCATCAATCCTTTAAAGTTAGATTCAAAGAACTTTAAGTCAACATAAATAGGGTTATCAGTTTGAATATCATCTACCATATATCCCGTACTTTTCATCTTAGATATTCCAAATATCCCCACTGCAATGATAACCAATGCAGCAATATAGACTTGTTTACGGTAGTTCAATGTGATAATGACCAAACGATCAATCACCCCATTCATAGCACGTCTATCGAGATGACGAGTATCTTTAGGACGAGGAGGAGCCATAAAACTAAACCCTACTGGAATTACAATCAGAGAGATCATAAAAATAGAAAGGATGTTGATGGAGGCCACCAAACCGAACTCTTTAAGTATGTCTGAAGATGTAACCAAGAAAGTTGCAAAACCAGAAGCGGTCGTGATATTTGTTAGTAGAGTGGCATTACCAATCTTTATAATAGTACGTTGAAGTGCCTTGATCTTATTTCCATGACTAATATACTCATTATGGTATTTATTGATCAAGAATATACAGTTTGGAACCCCAATTACAATTAGAAGCGGGGGGATCATTCCTGTTAGTAAGGTGATTTTATATCCTAACAGAGTCATCGTCCCTACAGTCCATATAACTCCTGTTGTTACAACAAGAAGTGGAAAAACAACTTGGCGAAGCGTCTTAAAGAAGATAAAAAGAATCAATACAACGACCGCCAATGCAAAAAGAATAAATAGAAAGAACTCTTTCTTTATCTGTTGAGAAGTCATTACTCGAATATAAGGCATTCCCGAATAGCGTACCTTATTTTTAGTAGAAAGTTCGTATTGATGGCATACATTTACAATATCGTCTACCATCACTTCTCGCTTGGGAGAAGCCATAACAGACTTGTCCACTGTAATCGCAAGCATGTATACTTGGGAAGAATCATTATATAGTTGTCCTCTAAAGAATGGTAAGGACTTTGCAATGTGTGCTAAAGAGTCAATTTGTTTTTGTGAACCAAGAACTTCAGGAAACACTTTCTTTACTTCAAAAGTCTTCTTCTTGATATTTTTATGTAGCGTGTAGATATCACCCATCGAAAGAGTCCCTAATACACCAGGTACTTCCTGTAAGCTATCACACATTAAACGCCATCTTTCTAGATGTTGCTTTTCAAAAAAAGTCGAGTCTTGGACTCCAACAACAATCACATCAGAACCAGCCCCAAAAGTCTCAATGAATTGTTGGTTCTCTTGATATACAGTGTCAGATTCAGGAAGAAGTGCAGCATATTCATATGATAATTGAATATTCCGCCCTTGGTAGCCCATGAAAGCAGTTATTATTACAAGTAATACCGATAGAAATACTCGGTTCTTCAAGATAAATCGGGCAATTCTTTTCCACATAATTATTTCGTAAATATTGGGCCTAAAATTACTTATTTTTTAATGAGAATAAAATTTATTACACTCTCTGAGTAAACTATCTTGAAAATGACTTAGCATTTAAATAAACATATATGTTAAGACTATCTGAAGTTAACATTATGATTTAATAAATTTTTCAATTTCTAAAGTGATAAAAAGTATAATTTTACTATTGTATTGTTTATAATAAATTTACATTTGCGATCGAGAAATAATATAGTAGAAAACATTATCACAATGAATTACGGACTATTAGAAGTAATGACGCTCATTGGATCACTTGGTCTTTTCCTTTACGGGATGAAATTGATGAGCGAGTCACTACAAAAGGTCGCAGGTAACAAGATGCGTGACATCCTTGCCTCTATGACATCTAATCGAGTAAAAGGAGTTTTGACAGGAATTCTGATTACTTCATTAGTACAATCATCCTCTGCTACAACTGTTATGGTCGTTAGTTTTGTAAATGCAGGACTATTAACTTTAAAACAGTCTATCGGAGTCATTATGGGGGCAAACATTGGTACCACTGTGACTGCTTGGATTATCTCTTTCTTGGGATTTAAAGTCAGTATGAGTACAATTTCACTTCCTCTTATTGCAATTGCGCTCCCACTTCTATTCTCTTCAAAGAGATCTAAAAAATCATGGGGAGAATTAATCGTTGGATTTTCACTTCTGTTTATCGGACTCGACTTTCTGAAAGGTTCTGTTCCAGATATCAAGTCGAATCCACAGATGCTTGAATTTCTGAAAGATTTTAACAACCCAACCATGATGTCGATAGCATTGTTTATGCTTATCGGTACCGTGCTGACAATTCTTATTCAATCATCTAGTGCTGCAATGGCATTAACTCTTGTCATGTGTAATGAAGGCTGGATCTCTTTCGAGCTTTCTACTGCAATGGTTTTAGGGCAGAATATTGGAACAACTATTACTGCAAACCTTGCTGCAATGGTTGCTAATACATCAGCAAAACGAGCCGCACGAGCCCACCTTATTTTTAATGTTCTCGGGGTACTTTTGGCATTGATATTCTTCAATCCATCGATGCATGCTCTAGATCATGTCATTAGATCCTTAGGAGAGATTTCACCATTCCCAAAAGCAGGGGAATCTGTAATAGCGTCTCAACATGCCATGCCAATAGCACTATCGATATACCATACCATGTTCAATATCCTTAATACAGGATTGTTGATTTGGTTTACGAAACCTATTGCTGATTTTGTTACAAAAATAACTCCTTCTAAAGATCAAGAAGAGGAAGAGTTCCACTTGAAGCATATTAAAACAGGACTACTATCAACACCA
The Prolixibacteraceae bacterium DNA segment above includes these coding regions:
- a CDS encoding Na/Pi cotransporter family protein, which codes for MNYGLLEVMTLIGSLGLFLYGMKLMSESLQKVAGNKMRDILASMTSNRVKGVLTGILITSLVQSSSATTVMVVSFVNAGLLTLKQSIGVIMGANIGTTVTAWIISFLGFKVSMSTISLPLIAIALPLLFSSKRSKKSWGELIVGFSLLFIGLDFLKGSVPDIKSNPQMLEFLKDFNNPTMMSIALFMLIGTVLTILIQSSSAAMALTLVMCNEGWISFELSTAMVLGQNIGTTITANLAAMVANTSAKRAARAHLIFNVLGVLLALIFFNPSMHALDHVIRSLGEISPFPKAGESVIASQHAMPIALSIYHTMFNILNTGLLIWFTKPIADFVTKITPSKDQEEEEFHLKHIKTGLLSTPEASLYVAKQEIVHYGEITQKMFKHLTKLYGEDKDKAYSKRLSKIEKYEDSCDQMEIEIAGFLTKVSETKLSQRSSEVISAYYKAIDNIESIGDSCNSIARHVDRKRSLKLEFPEAIEKKLHIMSSYLNDALTIMVKNLSQDEQVDIKDALSIEREIDNYRNILKSDHLINLENKIYDYQVGIIYNDIFSEYERMGDYIINVSQTLISIKS
- a CDS encoding polyprenyl synthetase family protein, translating into MKKNDNIQIAIEKRIQEEVDFLNNMSPNGLYAPIAYALSNGGKRFRPRLLLMAMEMFSEVTNIGLDAAMAVEVFHNFTLLHDDIMDGADLRRGKETVHRKYDANTAILSGDAMMIYAYKKLEGLDAVLQAKVQQVFTQTALEVCEGQQYDIEFETRDFVAIEEYLEMIKLKTAVLLAASLKIGAIIAGANNEDADLIYQFGLKVGISFQIQDDILDVYGDAETFGKQIGGDIVSNKKTILMLLAQKSASKVDGKLLEHWLSKEIFNKEEKISSVTSIYNSVGVREQAETLQQEYFDEALESLDAISVSVARKQPLRTVAISLFKRNV
- a CDS encoding MMPL family transporter translates to MWKRIARFILKNRVFLSVLLVIITAFMGYQGRNIQLSYEYAALLPESDTVYQENQQFIETFGAGSDVIVVGVQDSTFFEKQHLERWRLMCDSLQEVPGVLGTLSMGDIYTLHKNIKKKTFEVKKVFPEVLGSQKQIDSLAHIAKSLPFFRGQLYNDSSQVYMLAITVDKSVMASPKREVMVDDIVNVCHQYELSTKNKVRYSGMPYIRVMTSQQIKKEFFLFILFALAVVVLILFIFFKTLRQVVFPLLVVTTGVIWTVGTMTLLGYKITLLTGMIPPLLIVIGVPNCIFLINKYHNEYISHGNKIKALQRTIIKIGNATLLTNITTASGFATFLVTSSDILKEFGLVASINILSIFMISLIVIPVGFSFMAPPRPKDTRHLDRRAMNGVIDRLVIITLNYRKQVYIAALVIIAVGIFGISKMKSTGYMVDDIQTDNPIYVDLKFFESNFKGLMPLEISIESKKKGGILTSSTLSKMDKFENELSEMSELSDPVSIVPLLKFAKQAYYKGNEKFYRLPSNYERTFILNYASSGGGDASKIHAFMDESRTKARVSFRVKDIGTDRMVELENMVDTMATKYFPKEKYDVTITGSSVVFTKGTQYLVRSLFQSLGLAILLISIFMALMFNSRRMVFLSLIPNMIPLIVTAAIMGYFGIPIKASTILVFSIAFGISVDDTIHFLAKYRQELKYTNWNIGQSVILALRETGVSMIYTSLVLFFGFGIFSFSSFGGTVALGILVSLTLLVALFSNLILLPCLLMGLQSFATTKYFDEPLLDIFDEEMDIEVDLLEIKKVDNDEDKKE